One Solibacillus sp. R5-41 DNA segment encodes these proteins:
- the sucD gene encoding succinate--CoA ligase subunit alpha yields MSVFINKETKVIVQGITGETALFHTKQMLEYGTKIVAGVTPGKGGLEIEGVPVFNTVQEAVDVTGANVSVIYVPAPFAADAIIEAVDAGLDMTICITEHIPVLDMVKVKRYMEGKKTRLVGPNCPGVITADECKIGIMPGYIHTKGHVGVVSRSGTLTYEAVHQLSQEGIGQTTAVGIGGDPVNGTNFIDCLKAFNEDPETYAVVMIGEIGGTAEEEAAEWIQANMTKPVVGFIGGQTAPPGKRMGHAGAIISGGKGTAAEKIKAMNAAGIEVAPTPSVIGETLIKVIKEKGLYEACKTH; encoded by the coding sequence ATGAGTGTATTCATTAACAAAGAGACAAAAGTTATTGTACAAGGAATTACAGGAGAAACAGCCCTTTTCCATACAAAGCAAATGCTTGAATACGGGACAAAAATCGTGGCAGGTGTTACACCAGGTAAAGGCGGCCTAGAAATCGAAGGCGTGCCGGTATTCAACACAGTTCAAGAAGCTGTAGATGTGACAGGTGCCAACGTTTCGGTTATTTATGTACCAGCTCCTTTTGCGGCGGATGCAATTATTGAAGCAGTAGATGCAGGGCTTGATATGACGATTTGTATTACGGAACATATCCCTGTATTAGACATGGTAAAAGTAAAGCGCTATATGGAAGGCAAAAAGACTCGTTTAGTCGGACCGAACTGTCCAGGCGTGATTACGGCAGATGAGTGTAAAATTGGTATTATGCCAGGTTATATTCATACAAAAGGTCATGTTGGCGTTGTTTCACGTTCGGGTACACTAACGTATGAAGCGGTGCATCAATTATCACAAGAGGGAATTGGTCAAACGACAGCTGTCGGAATTGGTGGAGACCCTGTAAATGGGACAAACTTTATCGATTGCTTAAAAGCATTCAATGAAGATCCAGAAACGTATGCAGTTGTTATGATTGGTGAAATCGGTGGTACGGCAGAGGAAGAGGCTGCTGAGTGGATTCAAGCAAACATGACAAAACCTGTCGTAGGATTCATTGGAGGGCAAACAGCACCTCCAGGGAAGCGTATGGGGCATGCTGGTGCCATTATTTCAGGTGGTAAAGGTACTGCAGCAGAAAAAATCAAAGCGATGAATGCAGCAGGAATTGAAGTTGCACCTACGCCTTCAGTAATTGGGGAAACATTAATTAAAGTAATTAAAGAAAAAGGTCTATACGAAGCTTGTAAGACACATTAA
- the rimM gene encoding ribosome maturation factor RimM (Essential for efficient processing of 16S rRNA), giving the protein MEWFNVGRIVNTHGIRGELRILSTTDFEEGRFSVGSKLAAFKKDDNKPTWITIASNRRHKNFILVTFEGMENINLVEPFKEGMLKVTIDQLADDELEENEFYHFEIVDCEVFSEEGERIGIVTEILETGANDVWEIQAQGGKKHYIPYIEDVVKEIDVDNKKIIIHVMDGLL; this is encoded by the coding sequence ATGGAATGGTTTAATGTGGGTCGTATTGTTAATACACATGGGATTCGTGGAGAATTACGCATTTTATCAACAACGGATTTTGAAGAAGGACGTTTTTCGGTTGGGTCGAAGTTAGCAGCATTTAAAAAAGATGATAATAAGCCGACTTGGATAACGATCGCTTCAAATCGTCGCCATAAAAACTTTATACTAGTAACGTTTGAAGGAATGGAAAACATCAATTTAGTAGAGCCTTTTAAAGAAGGGATGCTAAAAGTAACGATTGACCAATTAGCAGACGATGAACTAGAAGAAAATGAATTTTACCACTTTGAAATAGTTGATTGTGAAGTGTTTTCTGAAGAAGGCGAACGAATTGGGATTGTGACGGAAATATTAGAAACGGGCGCAAATGATGTTTGGGAAATCCAAGCACAAGGCGGGAAGAAACATTATATTCCTTATATCGAGGATGTTGTGAAAGAAATTGATGTCGACAATAAAAAAATTATCATTCATGTGATGGATGGACTATTATAA
- the sucC gene encoding ADP-forming succinate--CoA ligase subunit beta, with amino-acid sequence MNIHEYQGKEILRKYGVAVPKGSVAFSPEEAVKVAKELGANVTVVKAQIHAGGRGKAGGVKIAKNLDEVRSYAKELLGKILVTHQTGPEGKEIKRLYIEEGSDIRKEYYLSLVLDRATSCVTMMGSEEGGMDIEEVAESNPEKIFKEVIDPVTGLMPFQARRMAFNMNIPANLVNKASKLMLGIYKAFIDKDASTVEINPLVVTGDDQVVALDAKFNFDSNALYRQKDIVELRDFDEEDPKEIEASKYDLSYISLNGNIGCMVNGAGLAMATMDTISYYGGSPANFLDVGGGATAEKVTEAFKIILSDPHVKGIFVNIFGGIMKCDVIAQGVIIAAKEVGLAVPLVVRLEGTNVDLGKKLLNESGLNIVAADSMADGAQKIVKLVEAEGGVKS; translated from the coding sequence ATGAATATCCATGAATATCAAGGGAAAGAAATTTTAAGAAAATACGGTGTAGCTGTTCCGAAAGGGAGCGTAGCTTTTTCACCAGAGGAAGCAGTAAAGGTAGCAAAAGAATTAGGGGCAAATGTAACAGTAGTGAAAGCACAAATCCATGCTGGTGGTCGCGGGAAAGCAGGCGGCGTAAAAATTGCTAAAAACCTTGATGAAGTGCGTTCATACGCAAAAGAATTATTAGGGAAAATTTTAGTGACACATCAAACGGGTCCAGAAGGTAAGGAAATAAAACGCCTTTATATAGAAGAAGGTTCAGACATTCGTAAAGAGTATTACTTAAGTTTAGTACTTGACCGTGCGACTTCTTGTGTAACAATGATGGGTTCTGAAGAAGGCGGTATGGATATTGAGGAAGTGGCTGAATCAAATCCTGAGAAAATTTTCAAAGAAGTGATTGATCCAGTAACAGGCTTAATGCCATTCCAAGCAAGACGTATGGCATTTAATATGAATATTCCAGCAAACCTTGTAAACAAAGCGTCAAAATTAATGTTAGGCATCTACAAAGCATTTATTGACAAAGATGCATCGACAGTTGAAATTAATCCGCTTGTTGTAACGGGTGATGATCAAGTAGTGGCACTAGATGCTAAGTTCAACTTCGATTCAAATGCATTATACCGTCAGAAAGATATCGTAGAATTACGTGATTTTGACGAAGAAGATCCAAAAGAAATTGAAGCGTCAAAATATGACTTAAGCTATATCTCACTAAATGGTAACATTGGTTGTATGGTAAACGGTGCAGGACTTGCAATGGCAACGATGGATACGATTAGCTATTATGGCGGCTCACCCGCAAACTTTTTAGACGTTGGGGGCGGTGCGACGGCAGAAAAAGTAACAGAAGCCTTTAAAATCATTTTATCGGATCCTCATGTTAAAGGGATTTTTGTTAATATTTTTGGTGGCATTATGAAATGTGATGTTATTGCTCAAGGGGTTATTATTGCTGCAAAAGAAGTAGGGTTAGCTGTGCCATTAGTCGTTCGATTAGAAGGGACAAATGTTGACCTTGGTAAAAAGTTGCTAAATGAATCAGGTTTAAATATTGTGGCGGCTGATTCAATGGCAGATGGGGCACAAAAAATTGTGAAGCTAGTAGAGGCTGAAGGCGGGGTTAAGTCATGA
- a CDS encoding KH domain-containing protein, with protein MQQLIEAIVKPLVDYPEEVRIETDESSNRVVYKLFVHPEDRGKVIGKQGRVAKAIRTIVYSAASSHHKKKTYVDILD; from the coding sequence TTGAAGCAATTGTTAAACCATTAGTCGATTATCCAGAAGAAGTCCGTATTGAGACGGATGAAAGCTCTAATCGAGTTGTTTATAAGCTTTTTGTTCATCCAGAGGATCGAGGAAAAGTCATAGGCAAGCAAGGACGTGTTGCGAAAGCGATTCGGACGATTGTGTATTCAGCAGCAAGCAGTCACCATAAGAAGAAGACTTACGTCGATATATTGGATTAA
- the ylqF gene encoding ribosome biogenesis GTPase YlqF: MTIQWFPGHMAKARRQVSESLKLVDIIFELVDARLPISSRNPMIDEVIHQKPRLLILNKQDMADEQQTRRWIQYFSERGHKAVAINSLEGKGLQAVTKAAQEILEEKWARMKARGMKPRAIRAMIVGIPNVGKSTLINRLAKKNLAKTGNTPGITKAQQWIKVGKEIELLDTPGILWPKFEDQEVGYKLALTGAIKDSIMNMEDLAVYGLQFLTKRYPTRMQERYDIEAIDEELVVTFDHIGKLRRVFAQGGEIDYDQVALLIVRDIRNQHLGKLTFDFVEEQIEKEQLEEN, translated from the coding sequence ATGACGATACAATGGTTCCCGGGGCATATGGCAAAAGCGCGTCGCCAAGTCTCTGAAAGCTTGAAATTAGTCGATATTATTTTCGAGCTTGTGGACGCACGCTTACCAATTTCATCTCGTAATCCGATGATTGACGAAGTTATTCATCAAAAACCACGTTTATTAATTTTAAACAAGCAAGACATGGCAGATGAGCAACAAACACGTCGCTGGATTCAATATTTTAGTGAACGAGGGCATAAGGCGGTTGCAATTAACTCATTAGAAGGAAAAGGGTTACAGGCCGTGACAAAAGCTGCTCAGGAAATATTAGAAGAGAAATGGGCGCGTATGAAAGCAAGAGGGATGAAGCCGCGTGCAATTCGCGCGATGATTGTCGGCATTCCAAACGTAGGAAAGTCAACGCTTATTAATCGCTTAGCGAAGAAAAATTTGGCGAAAACAGGAAATACACCAGGAATAACGAAAGCACAACAATGGATTAAAGTAGGGAAAGAAATTGAGCTACTTGATACACCGGGGATATTATGGCCAAAGTTCGAGGATCAAGAAGTTGGTTATAAATTAGCGTTAACAGGCGCAATTAAAGATTCCATTATGAATATGGAAGACCTTGCCGTTTATGGCTTGCAATTTTTAACTAAGCGTTATCCAACCCGTATGCAGGAACGCTACGACATTGAAGCGATTGATGAAGAGTTAGTCGTAACTTTCGATCATATCGGCAAGCTAAGACGTGTTTTTGCCCAAGGTGGCGAAATTGATTATGACCAAGTAGCATTATTAATAGTACGCGACATTCGTAATCAACACTTAGGGAAACTAACATTTGATTTTGTTGAGGAACAAATTGAAAAAGAACAACTCGAAGAAAATTAA
- the trmD gene encoding tRNA (guanosine(37)-N1)-methyltransferase TrmD — translation MKIHVLSLFPDMFNGVFGASILKKAQEKQAVELAVSDIREYSENKHKQVDDYPYGGGAGMVLKPEPMFKAVEAITEGRKPRVILLCPQGERFTQKKAEELAQEEDLVFLCGHYEGYDERIRQYLVTDEISIGDFVLTGGELPAMTVIDAVVRLLPGVLGQADSHIQDSFSTGLLEHPHYTRPADFRGMTVPETLLSGNHAKIDEWREEQSFKRTLERRPDLIEALELTPKQLKIIEKIKSEM, via the coding sequence ATGAAAATTCATGTACTTAGCTTATTTCCAGATATGTTTAATGGTGTTTTTGGGGCATCTATTTTAAAAAAAGCACAAGAAAAGCAAGCTGTAGAACTAGCGGTTTCTGATATTCGAGAATACAGTGAAAATAAGCATAAGCAAGTAGATGATTATCCATACGGTGGCGGTGCTGGGATGGTATTAAAACCAGAGCCAATGTTTAAAGCCGTAGAAGCCATTACAGAAGGTCGTAAGCCACGCGTTATTTTATTGTGTCCTCAAGGCGAACGCTTTACGCAAAAAAAAGCAGAAGAGTTAGCACAAGAAGAGGATTTAGTGTTCTTATGTGGGCATTACGAGGGCTATGATGAGCGTATTCGTCAATATTTAGTAACCGATGAAATATCTATCGGGGACTTTGTTTTAACGGGTGGCGAACTACCTGCGATGACCGTAATAGATGCAGTCGTTCGTTTGCTCCCTGGTGTACTTGGTCAGGCGGATTCTCATATTCAAGATTCCTTTTCAACGGGGTTACTAGAACACCCTCATTACACGCGTCCTGCTGATTTTAGAGGGATGACGGTGCCAGAAACCTTATTGTCAGGAAACCATGCGAAAATTGATGAATGGCGTGAGGAGCAGTCTTTTAAGCGAACACTTGAAAGACGTCCAGACCTTATAGAGGCACTTGAATTAACGCCGAAGCAATTAAAGATAATTGAAAAAATAAAGTCTGAAATGTAA
- the topA gene encoding type I DNA topoisomerase — MADYLVIVESPAKAKTIERYLGKKYKVKASIGHVRDLPRSQMGIDTENDYQPKYITIRGKGPVLQELKTAAKKVKKIYLAADPDREGEAIAWHLANALNVDIDSDCRVVFNEITKDAILESFKHPRPINMDLVDAQQARRILDRLVGYNISPILWKKVKKGLSAGRVQSVSLRLIIDRENEIKNFLPEEYWTVEGSFEKGKKQFDALYYGDAEGKVKLTNEAQVQAILKNIKGDSFEVMNVVKKERKRNAALAFTTSSLQQEAARKLNYRAKKTMMLAQQLYEGIELSKKEGAVGLITYMRTDSTRISDTAKAEAVAYIDGKYGEAFIAQEVKQPKKKANAQDAHEAIRPTSAMRTPEELKAILSRDQLRLYRLIWERFIASQMAPAVLDTVTVDLQNVDVVFRANGSQVKFPGFMKLYIEGTDDQAEETTKLLPEMAVGDKVKSIEIEPKQHFTQPPPRYSEARLVKALEELGIGRPSTYAPTLDTIQKRGYVQLDAKRFVPTELGEIVHQATFEFFPEIINIEFTAQMEQNLDEIEEGITKWVKVIDDFYKDFEPRVKYADEVMEKIEIKDEPAGEDCEKCGAAMVYKLGRYGKFMACSNFPDCRNTKAIVKLIDVKCPTCKEGEVVERKSKTKRVFYGCNRYPECEFVSWDKPISRPCPKCSASLVEKKLKKGVQIQCTNSDCDYEETPSQ; from the coding sequence ATGGCAGATTATTTAGTAATTGTGGAATCACCCGCAAAGGCAAAAACAATAGAACGTTATTTAGGAAAGAAATATAAAGTGAAGGCATCGATTGGACATGTACGTGATTTGCCACGTAGTCAAATGGGTATTGATACAGAAAATGATTATCAACCGAAATACATTACAATTCGTGGAAAAGGTCCTGTCCTTCAAGAATTAAAAACAGCTGCAAAAAAAGTAAAAAAAATCTACCTAGCAGCCGATCCAGATCGCGAAGGGGAAGCAATTGCTTGGCACTTAGCAAATGCGTTGAACGTAGATATAGATTCGGATTGTCGCGTTGTATTCAATGAGATTACGAAAGATGCTATTTTAGAAAGCTTTAAGCATCCGCGTCCAATTAATATGGATTTAGTAGATGCACAGCAAGCGCGTCGAATTTTAGACCGACTTGTAGGGTATAATATTAGTCCGATTTTATGGAAAAAGGTTAAAAAAGGACTTTCAGCAGGTCGCGTTCAGTCGGTATCACTGCGTTTAATTATTGATCGTGAAAATGAGATTAAAAATTTCTTACCTGAAGAATACTGGACTGTTGAAGGTTCATTTGAAAAAGGTAAAAAGCAATTTGATGCACTTTACTACGGGGACGCTGAAGGAAAAGTCAAATTGACGAATGAAGCGCAAGTACAGGCAATTTTGAAAAATATTAAAGGCGATTCTTTTGAGGTAATGAATGTTGTGAAAAAAGAAAGAAAACGTAATGCAGCGCTTGCGTTTACAACTTCTTCTTTACAGCAAGAGGCAGCACGTAAATTGAATTATCGTGCGAAAAAAACGATGATGCTTGCACAGCAACTTTATGAAGGTATTGAACTGAGTAAAAAAGAAGGTGCTGTTGGTTTAATTACGTATATGCGTACGGATTCTACACGTATTTCTGATACGGCAAAAGCCGAAGCAGTCGCTTATATTGATGGGAAATATGGCGAAGCGTTTATTGCGCAAGAAGTAAAACAACCGAAAAAGAAAGCCAATGCTCAAGATGCACATGAAGCGATTCGTCCTACAAGTGCAATGCGTACACCTGAAGAGTTGAAGGCGATTTTAAGTCGTGATCAATTGCGTTTATATCGTTTGATTTGGGAACGCTTTATCGCAAGTCAAATGGCACCAGCTGTATTAGATACGGTAACGGTAGACCTACAAAATGTGGATGTGGTATTCCGAGCGAATGGATCTCAAGTTAAATTTCCTGGTTTTATGAAGCTTTATATTGAGGGTACGGATGACCAAGCAGAAGAAACGACGAAACTGTTACCTGAAATGGCCGTTGGGGATAAAGTGAAATCCATTGAGATTGAACCAAAACAACATTTCACGCAGCCACCACCACGTTATTCTGAGGCGCGTTTAGTAAAAGCGTTAGAAGAATTAGGAATAGGGCGCCCATCGACATACGCACCAACTTTAGACACGATTCAAAAACGTGGCTATGTACAGCTTGATGCAAAACGTTTTGTTCCAACCGAGCTAGGAGAAATTGTCCATCAAGCGACATTCGAGTTTTTCCCAGAAATCATCAATATTGAATTTACGGCTCAAATGGAGCAAAATTTGGATGAAATTGAAGAAGGCATCACAAAATGGGTGAAAGTAATTGATGACTTTTATAAAGATTTCGAGCCACGCGTAAAATATGCGGATGAGGTCATGGAAAAAATTGAAATTAAAGATGAGCCAGCCGGAGAAGATTGTGAAAAATGTGGCGCCGCCATGGTTTATAAATTAGGTCGTTACGGGAAATTTATGGCATGTTCAAATTTTCCAGACTGCCGCAACACAAAAGCGATTGTGAAATTAATTGATGTAAAATGCCCAACATGTAAAGAGGGCGAAGTTGTAGAACGAAAATCAAAAACAAAGCGTGTGTTTTATGGCTGTAATCGATATCCAGAATGCGAATTCGTTTCGTGGGATAAGCCAATTAGTAGACCTTGTCCGAAATGTAGTGCATCATTAGTAGAGAAAAAGTTGAAAAAAGGTGTTCAAATTCAATGTACAAACAGTGACTGTGATTACGAGGAAACACCGTCACAATAA
- a CDS encoding EscU/YscU/HrcU family type III secretion system export apparatus switch protein translates to MTEKKFIRKEAIALSYNPSKSDGPTVVAKGKGKIAENILQQAALHDVPVYEDPSLVELLGQLDLNTSIPEELYQAVAEVFAFIYRLDEQHKLQSNNDKW, encoded by the coding sequence ATGACTGAGAAAAAATTTATACGAAAAGAGGCAATTGCTTTATCATATAATCCTTCAAAAAGCGATGGGCCGACCGTTGTGGCAAAAGGGAAGGGAAAAATTGCAGAAAATATTTTACAGCAGGCAGCGCTTCATGATGTTCCCGTTTATGAGGACCCGAGCCTCGTAGAATTGTTGGGACAGCTCGATTTAAATACATCTATACCTGAAGAATTATATCAGGCTGTCGCAGAAGTTTTTGCTTTTATTTACAGATTGGATGAACAGCATAAACTACAATCAAATAACGATAAATGGTAA
- the rplS gene encoding 50S ribosomal protein L19 gives MSNIITEITKDQLRSDLPSFRPGDTVKVHVKIVEGTRERIQLFEGVVIKRRGGGISETFTVRKISYGVGVERAFPVHTPKIAKLEVVRKGKVRRAKLYYLRNLRGKAARIKEIR, from the coding sequence ATGTCAAACATTATTACAGAAATCACTAAAGATCAACTACGTTCAGACTTACCTTCATTCCGTCCTGGTGACACAGTTAAGGTACACGTTAAAATCGTAGAGGGTACTCGTGAGCGTATTCAATTATTCGAAGGTGTAGTTATTAAACGTCGTGGTGGTGGAATTAGCGAAACTTTCACAGTACGTAAAATTTCTTACGGCGTTGGTGTTGAGCGTGCTTTCCCAGTACACACACCAAAAATTGCTAAATTAGAAGTAGTTCGTAAAGGTAAAGTACGTCGTGCTAAACTTTACTACCTACGTAACCTACGCGGTAAAGCAGCTCGTATTAAAGAAATTCGATAA
- the lepB gene encoding signal peptidase I, with protein sequence MESTGKEKNELWEWTKALLIAFAIAAFIRYFLFTPIVVDGDSMMPTLENGDRMIVNKFSYKIGEPERFNIVVFHAPEQKDYIKRVIGLPGDYVEYKDDQLYINGEPIDEPYLDAYKAEISEGNLTGDFSLKDIDPSLVNGIPEGYVFVMGDNRRFSKDSRHIGLVPQEEIIGNTSIIFWPLNEIAVVK encoded by the coding sequence ATGGAGAGTACTGGAAAAGAAAAAAATGAGCTTTGGGAATGGACAAAAGCTCTACTCATTGCATTTGCAATCGCAGCATTTATTCGCTATTTTTTATTTACACCAATTGTAGTGGATGGGGATTCGATGATGCCAACCCTTGAAAACGGCGACCGAATGATTGTTAATAAGTTTAGCTATAAAATAGGGGAGCCAGAGCGTTTTAATATTGTTGTATTCCATGCACCTGAACAAAAGGATTATATTAAGCGTGTAATCGGTTTACCTGGTGACTATGTTGAATATAAAGACGATCAGCTGTACATTAATGGCGAGCCGATTGATGAACCGTATTTAGATGCATACAAGGCGGAAATTAGCGAAGGCAATTTAACTGGCGATTTTTCACTAAAAGATATTGACCCATCACTTGTTAATGGGATTCCAGAAGGTTATGTATTCGTAATGGGGGATAACCGTCGCTTTAGTAAAGATAGTCGCCATATTGGTCTAGTTCCTCAAGAAGAAATTATTGGGAATACAAGCATCATTTTTTGGCCTTTAAATGAAATTGCAGTAGTGAAATAA
- a CDS encoding ribonuclease HII, whose translation MKTIKEITQALKMAQHYEPWMDGIQEDGRSGVQKAWQQYCKRLEKQRQLLAAHQEKLKFDASYLPHENAYLAGTDEAGRGPLAGPVVTAAVILPNYCEELHGINDSKQLSKELRENYAKRIKEHAIAYAIHFQSADEIDRLNIYEATRQSMKKSIEGLAIQPDFVLADAMTLPIDIAQASIVKGDAKSLAIAAASILAKTARDHYMEGLHEQFPLYGFAQHAGYGTKQHLEALAQFGPTSHHRKTFEPIKSMIAKRE comes from the coding sequence ATGAAAACAATTAAAGAAATTACACAAGCATTAAAAATGGCCCAGCACTATGAACCGTGGATGGATGGCATACAAGAAGATGGAAGAAGTGGTGTTCAAAAAGCGTGGCAGCAATATTGTAAACGGCTAGAAAAGCAACGTCAATTGTTAGCGGCCCATCAGGAAAAGCTGAAGTTTGATGCTTCCTATTTGCCACACGAAAATGCTTATCTCGCAGGTACTGATGAGGCGGGGCGGGGTCCATTAGCGGGTCCTGTCGTAACAGCGGCGGTTATATTACCGAATTATTGCGAAGAGCTGCACGGAATAAATGATTCAAAGCAACTATCAAAAGAGCTACGTGAAAACTATGCGAAACGAATTAAAGAACATGCAATAGCGTACGCGATTCATTTTCAAAGTGCTGATGAAATTGATCGTTTAAATATTTATGAAGCAACAAGACAATCGATGAAAAAAAGCATTGAAGGGCTTGCAATCCAGCCTGATTTCGTTTTAGCGGATGCCATGACGTTACCTATTGATATTGCACAAGCGTCCATTGTGAAAGGGGATGCAAAAAGTTTGGCGATTGCAGCAGCCTCCATTTTAGCGAAAACCGCTCGTGATCATTACATGGAAGGCTTACATGAGCAGTTTCCACTGTACGGTTTTGCACAGCATGCCGGGTACGGAACGAAACAGCATTTAGAAGCGCTAGCACAATTCGGTCCGACAAGTCATCACCGAAAAACATTTGAACCAATAAAATCTATGATTGCAAAAAGGGAGTAA
- the dprA gene encoding DNA-processing protein DprA, whose amino-acid sequence MTNTFQKQLLTLHYVYPLTWHKFQRLLQYLGDLNELSTCPAKQLARMLNIKQESANRLLFHYRKMLEIALEDHYLTHQIMPIPYVSDLYPESLKKIYDPPTVLYVKGDLSLLQHPKKIAVIGSRNASKYSEEALKLILPPLINEQFVIVSGLAKGADRFAHEATMRYGGKTIAVLGHGFFHFYPKENQKLGEHLAKEQLLLTEYPPYVGVQKWQFPARNRIISGLSLALIVTEAALKSGTLITTELALEQGKDVFAVPGLITSEQSKGTNKLIKEGAIPIWSGHQILDELQMFSSFR is encoded by the coding sequence ATGACGAATACTTTCCAAAAACAATTACTCACATTACATTATGTATATCCTCTTACATGGCATAAATTCCAACGATTGCTCCAATATTTAGGGGATTTAAACGAACTTTCCACTTGCCCTGCTAAACAATTGGCAAGAATGTTGAATATTAAACAAGAAAGTGCCAATCGTTTGTTATTTCATTATAGAAAAATGCTTGAAATCGCGTTAGAGGATCATTATTTAACACATCAAATTATGCCGATTCCGTATGTGAGTGATTTGTATCCAGAGTCTTTAAAAAAAATATATGACCCCCCAACCGTTCTTTATGTGAAGGGCGACCTGAGCCTATTACAACACCCTAAAAAAATTGCTGTAATTGGTTCGAGAAATGCGTCTAAGTATAGTGAGGAAGCGCTAAAATTAATATTACCTCCACTCATAAATGAACAATTTGTCATAGTAAGCGGATTAGCAAAAGGAGCGGATCGATTCGCACATGAAGCTACGATGAGGTATGGTGGAAAAACAATTGCTGTATTAGGGCACGGTTTTTTTCATTTTTATCCAAAAGAAAATCAAAAGTTAGGCGAGCACTTAGCAAAAGAACAGTTGTTATTAACAGAATATCCACCCTATGTCGGCGTGCAAAAATGGCAATTTCCTGCAAGAAATAGAATTATTAGCGGATTGAGTTTAGCGTTAATCGTAACCGAGGCCGCACTGAAAAGTGGGACGCTTATTACGACAGAGCTAGCGCTAGAGCAGGGAAAGGATGTTTTTGCTGTTCCGGGATTAATTACTTCTGAACAATCAAAAGGTACGAATAAATTGATTAAAGAAGGAGCAATTCCGATATGGAGCGGGCATCAAATACTAGATGAATTGCAAATGTTTTCAAGTTTTCGTTGA